The Salmo salar chromosome ssa06, Ssal_v3.1, whole genome shotgun sequence sequence accccaaccctgtcaAGCACTTGCTTAGTTGAATCAGTGGTGTTATTACTGGGCTGGGTCAAAAATGTAAAAGAAAAAAATGACCAATCCGGGATACTCCAGGACTCTATTTGTTGTTTCATTTCCAGTCTACAGGGTGTTAAAATGTGCGTTTGGTTGCATTCTCCCTTTACCCTTCTCTGTTATGTTTTGTTTAAGGCGGAGATGTCTGAAACCGCGGCAACAGTACCGTCACGGCAAGATGCATGTCTCCTCCGGCCTGGACGGCTCCAAGAGAGATCAATGCACCTCCATGTCCCACCTCAACCTCATCAGCTCAGGCCACATCCACATCGACACTGCTTCCTCCACCAGGGGTGACCCAGACGCCCTCAAATCAGACCTGTCCTCCACCCGGGATCTCCACAGCTCCAGGGAGGATTTCTTCCGGCACACGCCCCCAGGAAAGGCCCAGCGCCACGCCAAGGTGAACACGGACAATATCACCAGGCGTGGCGGTGGGGAGAGTTTTCCCATGAAGGTGACAACACGCTCTACTAACACTAACAACTTGGATCCTCAGCTGCTGCTCCGCAACGACACCCGCAGCTTCAGCTCAGCGGAGGATAATACCCATGATCCTCGACATCGCCACAACCACCAAAATCACAATGCCAACGACAACCAGGGTTACTCCTCAGATCCACCATCTCCACCACCTTTACTGCCTCCCTTCGCTGGGCACTACCAGGAGTACTCTGGCCTGCCCCCAGAGTACTCAGCGTCCCAGACCGGGGACCTCCTAGCCAGGCCGAACTCTCTAAACACCCAGCCCGGCCAGCTCATCTTCTGCCACtccatggaccagatgaaggagagCATGTACCGGAGTGTGGTGCCCACGCTGGTCATCCCGGCCCACTACATGCGCCTGCCGTCGGACCTGTCGGCCGTGGAGCAGGCCCTGGAGAGGCAGCAACAGATGCAGCATGACATGGAGGGAATCCAGGTTAGCATGACCCTTCCAAGGCAGCAGGGACAGGTACACCAGAACCAGCAGCAGAAACAACCGAACCAGCAACAACAGAATCATCaacaggaggatgaggaagggGAAGAACCAGGCCAGCAGAGGGAGGACTCAGAGGGACACTCTAACTGGGCCTCGGACCCTAACGCGGCTCCAGTCCGCATCCCGGTCCTGTTCAACGACAACACCATATCTCAGATGAACGGAGAGCTGCAGGCGCTGACAGAGAAGAAGCTTCTTGAGCTGGGGGTGAAGCCGCACCCCCGGGCCTGGTTCGTCCCCCTGGACGGTTGCTCCAATTCCCTGGTTCGTCACTCCTACATCGAGCTTGGGGGAGAATCTCTCAGCATCcctggaggagggggaggtggaggagccACTGGGAGTCATCATGACAACAGGGTAGACGTCGCTCGTGAAGCCAACATAAAGCAGCgaaagggaaaggaggagaggaaggccaAGGAAGCAAAAGAGGCTGCAGCGGCAGCTGAGAGGAAAGGTCACGCAGGGAAGACCTATTCTAAACTCCCCTGCATCGACACCACAGAcccccccagcagcagcagcgagaGCCACGCCGCCATGTACTCTCCAGAGGACAATTCTCTGGCACCGCTGCTGGATGAGGCCCCAGAGAAGACCCCCCGCGGTGGCACGTTCCCCCGGAAGGGCCGCAGCCGGGATAGCGCCCGGAGCAGTaccaccactacctccaccaGTGAGGTGACACGCAGAGACCCAGCCACCAGCCCCGAGGATGGGGAGGATGCCGATGATAAAGACGAGGAGGGGAACAAGAAGAGTCCCTGGCAGAAGCGCGAGGAGAGACCCCTCATGGTATGGAAGTAAGGTAGACCTAGGGCTCTCAGGGAACATTGAGCTAcaagagaacagggggagaagaaCCACTGTGTCAACGAATGCCAGGAAGAAGAAAGAAGAGCAGTGAATGTGAGAGGTCTGTCTTGGAGTACAAAGAGAAAGACCTGTGTGAAAGAGATTATGAAGTGAGAAAGGAAATCAAACAAGCACAATTGTCACATGAATTGTGAAAGTACCAGGTGTTTTGTAGTCCCACTTTTGCTTGTAGTCATCACTGAGATCAGTAGCTATATCTGtatctctatttatttatttatttcacctttatttaaccaggtagggtagttgagtacaagttctcatttgcaactgcgacctggccaagataaagcatagcaattcgacacatacaacaacacagagttacacatggaataaacaaaacatacagtcaataatacagtagaacaaaataaaacaaaaagtctatatacagtgagtgaaaATGacgtaagttaaggcaataaataggcaatgGTGGCCAAGtatttacaatatagcaattaaacactgatgtgcagaagatgaatgtgcaaatacagatactggggtgcaaaggagcaagataaataaataatacagtatggggatgaggtaggtagatagataggctgtttacagatgggctatgtacaggtgcagtgatctgtgagctgctctgacagctggtgcttaaagctagtgagggagatatgagtctccagcttcagagatatttgcagttcgttccagtcattggcagcagagaactggaaggaaagacgaccaaaggaggaattggctttgggggtgaccagtgagatatacctgctggagcgcgtgctacgagtgggtgctgctatggtgaccagtgagctgagataaggcggggctttacctagcagagacttgtagataacctgtagccagtgggtttggcgacgaatatgaagcgagggccaaccaacgagagcgtacaggtcgcaatggtgggtagtgtatggggctttggtgacaaaacggtttgcactgtgatagactgcatccagtttgttgagtagagtgttggaggctattttatagatgacatcaccgaagtcgaggatcggtaggatggtcagttttacgagggtatgtttggcagcatgagtgaaggatgctttgttgtgatataggaagccgattctagatttaaatttagattggagatgctaaatgtgagtctggaaggtgagtttacagtctaacctgacacccaggtatttgtagttgtccacatattctaagtcagagccgtccagagtagtgatgttggacgggcgagcaggtgcgggcagtgatcgattgaatagcatgcatttagttttacttgcatttaatagcagttggaggccacggaaggagagttgtatggcattgaagctcgtctgtagggttgttaacacagtgtccaaagaggggccagaagtatacagaatggtgtcgtctgcgtagaggtggatcagagaatcaccagcagcaagagcaacatcattgttgtatacagagaagagagtcggcccaagaattgaaccctgtggcacacccatagagactgccagaggtctggacaacaggccctccgatttgacacactgaactttatcagagaagtagttggtaaaccaggcgaggcaatcatttgagaaaccaaggctgtcgagtctgccaataagaatgtggtgattgacagagtcgaaagccttggccaggtcgatgaatacagctgcacagtaatgtctcttatcgatggcggttatgatgtcgtttaggaccttgagcgtggctgaggtgcacccatgaccagctctgaaaccagattgcatagcggagaaggtacggtgggattcgaaatggtcggtaatctgtttgttaacttggctttcgaagaccttagaaagacagggtaggatagatataggtctgtagcagtttgggtctagagtgtctccccctttgaagagggggatgaccgcggcagctttccaatctttgggaatctcagacgatacgaaagagaggttgaacaggctagtaataggggttgcaacaatttcggcaaataattttataaagaGAAAAATGTCACTGAGACCAGTAGCTATATCCAAATCTCTAGAAGTTTCACATGGCTGTGGATTTATTTATTACCAAAATCATGATCCCTAAGCATGTGGATGGTGTTTGTTTGCCCACAGGAACAAGTGGGAGAGTTCCTCTGACTGGTTGGTGTTCTGAGATTCTTGAGAAATGCTCAACAATGTTTTTCTCCGCTCTGTGCTGTTAGTAGAATTCCTTGGAAACGTTACCTATCAGATTTTCCTGTTACCTTAGCATTAACCTCAAGTAATTTTTACAGACCTTTTGGGAGACGTCAGCTGGCCAAACAGAAACATTTGATTCCTATGGAAAATCAAGACTGTCTGGCCAGAACTGATGGACATAGTGGAATTAATTAGTATTTTTGTTTCACTCTTTACTCTTGTTTTTTTTAACAGATCAGATGGCCTTCTTTTTATGACTGAGTGGTACTTAATGTCATTGAGGAGACAGATCGATGTATTGAACATTGGAAAAAAGGTTGCTGTTTTGATTGTGAAATCCTAATAAGTAAGTCCTAAAACCCAGTGTTTACAACGATGTTGTTGTTTCATTTTGTACTGTAAAATTTCCTTGGAGATAATGGCAGAAAACCACCTCAACGTTACTATCACTGAAGCCTGGAGAATAATGCAAACCGTTTTGGTTGTCATTTTCCTTACTGACAGAATATGTTACAGTCATATTTTGTTCTTGCTTTGCTAACCTGCTGACTTGTAACATTAACATCAATGGAAGCATGTACCTGACTAAATTATTTGAAATGTTCATTATGCAGCGGAGCTGGAAACAAATTAGAGCATCACAGAACCGTTTGCTAGAACATTTTTGTTATCTTATCATTACAAGTCTGTACCTTTTGTTGCAATATCAATTTATAGTCAGACATGGATCGGATGATACAGACATGTAAAGCTTAAAAAACAGAATAATTGGGTATTATTGCAAACTTGAAAGATGTTGTGAAAGGAAAAGACACTGAGTTGACTGAGTGGAAATCACAATTACCTAATGTTCCCATAAACTGTGCCATATTAGATTGCCAGTAATCTCCACTGGCGCATCTTCTCAAAACATCTAATTATTAGCCTTCAGATAAATAAGACAGGAATCCATCCAGGTTTTCTCAGACCTAAAAATGTTAATGTCCAACAAATCACACCAAGCAATTAGTCTTTTAAGTGCCTTCATTTAGCATAAAAAATAATGGCTTGGATTCAAGGCATCGGTATGTAAACCCAGCAGTAACAACCATTGTACAACCATTCAGAAAGCTACTGGCTAAACAAAGGGTTTAACACATACTCTGTAACAAGTTTTGCTCATTATTTTCAGGTTATGATATTGAGTCATACACAATGTCAAGCTATTGTTAGCTAATCGACTTTGATTTAAACAAACAGCACTCAACCTTCATGATCAGGGGTCATTTGAAGGCAATCAAGCCAAACACTCGCTATCAGGTTCATAAAGTCCAGTTGAAGTTCTATCATGTTGCCTTGTGGACTAATATACAACACGGCATAAAGCAAATCAGGTTTAGGACCTTGCCTAAGATGCACAGCAATGGTCCTCTTGATTTCAAACCTGTATTGTCACAATCCATGTTGTAAACCCACATATGTTTTTATTTGATAACAACACTGTCACTGCTCTCTCGCTCCCCTTTCTCCATTCTAATGTATGTGAATGAGCCTTGAAAGTCTCTTTTTAAGGCTTGATACTTACCCTGTTTTGATTTACAGAGTTGATACTATTATGTGAAGTGGTTTCCCTGTGGTTTGAGACTCAGGATCACAACAAACATGCATGTTCCTCCTCTCATAAGCATTTGGgctgttgtgtttttgttttgttttgttcatcaTACAATCCACTTCTCTCACCTTCAAAATGGTTTGATGCTTAAGTTTGCAGAATTGAGCCACCTGTCTCTGTGAATAAACCAGCTCAGCTCTGATATGGAATCTCCTTAGACTATTTCAGAGattttatgtttgtttattttttttgtccagGGTATGTTTTTGGGATGAAGTTAACGTCCTATGTCATTTAAGGGATTAGGTTGGCACAAAAACGCTAATAGTTCTATTGGCCCTACGAGGCACTACTGAATTGTGTGGTCTATGTGGTGTGTTCAATTCAATGAGCGTTTTTTTACATTTGTCATCAGAAATTGTTCTGAGGTCAAGGATAATACTGGTGTTTGATGTCTATAAACAAGGCAGTCAGAGCTTTGAAGGTGTGTCAAGTCTCTCCACCTCTGTCAGTGCAGGACAAGCCACGGATGAAACTCCCCATATTAGCAAGTGCAGCATCTGTGAATTCTGACAAATCACAGCCTACCACACAATGGTGTCAGTGCTGGAAACACAGGTCAGTGAAAGTTAAACGGTGTAAATGGGGTGTGTTGTCTTCTGAATAAATATGACTTGAGCAAGGTTTTTTTCCTACATTTTTTACACAGTTCTTTTTATATATGTGAATGCCTGGCTAATCATAATTCCTATAGCCTACTGTTTGAGTGCTTATACAAGGGCAGTTGTTGTCTCCAAGGCAACAGACAGAGGGATGATGTGCTGTTATGGTAAACTGGTGCCACCTCCTTTCCCTCTCAGATCTATATTTCTGAGGCAAATCTTTGCTAACTTTTATTGCTTGTTATTAATAATGTTAATATACAATCCAATAATTAAAGCATTTAACAAGTAATCTGCATTCTTGGAATTTGTACTGTGTGATTGGCATCAGCAGCTCACTTACAATAGTTgttctatttatttattgtcctaatGTCATTCAGTTGGCTCTGAAGAAGAAAAAGCAATAGGCTTATAAGTCTATCTTTTCGTGGTAATGTCACAATTTCTCATGAAATATAATTATACCTCGGGATTTGTAGGCGTTACTCATTTTCATTGGATATGTCTCTGGGTGGCTCTTTAGGCCCTGGACTAAAAAACACTAGTCAGTAAATGACTTGAACTATATATTCTAGATTtatacacaacacaatacataGTCATGAACAATGTTTTGCCTAGTGAGAGCCACTGCCAATGGTTATCCGCCAGGTGGCATAGGCCTCTCCTACACGGTAGACTGGGGAGACGAACAGATTGAGCAGGGCAGTTGATCCAATTTGTAAATCAGGAAGAGATCGCTGATTACCCATGCATATAATAAATATGTGAGCCTGTAGTGAGTGGGCTTGTTTCTCCCCCACTTCAAGTCCTAGCGTGTAggcttctttttaaatagtgataGGTTTTTTTTCCCGTTATTGAATAAGATCATGTTTTCTGTTAGGAGCGCGCCTCAGTAAAAATAAAATGGCAAGGAGCTTGCGGTGATTGTCGAGGGTGAGTGCGCGTCAAAAACTTGACTGTGCCGTATGCGCGCGCTCGCTACTCACAAGAATGCGTGTCTGCTCGGCTTCTTTCGCTCAACCCTTTAGATGAGAAAGGGATAGTGAGAAGAGGAAGAGGCTGTTGATGGAACTAAATTAGCTTCAAAACCACAGAAAGCAGCCACGGTCGGAAGGTTTTGGATTGGCAAAAGGGCAGAGCAGAGACTAGAATCAATTAAAACCGAGTCAATCCCGTTACAACGGGCAGTGTTATAATAATACCAAGGTCAACACACTGAACGAGCGCACAAACCCACGTCATTTAACGCCTTAGACTGGGTACTGAATTCGGAGACGGGGAaatcaccagcagcagcagctgaagatGGAGGGGGTGATGCAGGGGATGCAAGCGTACGGTGCGGGGAAGGCTGGAGGAGCCTTCGACCCATTGACGTTCTTTCAACAGCCTCAAACGATCCTTCGGCTTGTGTGCTGGGTGAGTGAGTGGTCATGTTTTGTGTTGTTTATTTGAGCATGTCATTTTAACAATTCAAGAGTGGATGACAcgggtggttttgtgtgtgtacaGCAAAATATCTACAAACAGTCGAGCAATGTGTAGGTTTTAAAAGCTAACCGATTGATTCGTAGGCAATCTGTTAACCCCATAGGCCAGGCTATATACCCTGCTTACGCACATATTTGAGTGGAAGGACTTTCATGGGACGCACAGAATAAATATGATTGTTTTCAGACTATCATAATATTACACTACTGACTATAGCTACCTTGTCTTGAAAACGATGTGTTCAATTAAAATGTTATGGCTACCACTGAATTAAAGACCCCTATTTTATAGACTACTAAATGTCAGTTAAAGTAGCAATCagtagttgaaacaataacaaagccacacacacagccactgtTTCGCTAAAAAGCTGACGAATGGGGCTGCagtaatgtaaccactctcaaattcatagaccgagctatggatgcaaggactgaccatccatgaaatcacaattatagttttaaccattttTTGAGGCTGTAGAGTGtattttgtttacaaacattggagtaagaAAAGCTTATATTTTGACAGTTGAGTTACGCTCATGgggcatttataaattatattctttaaGAACAATAGGTACATATCAATCATTTGtttgtccaaaaatggatgtagtaactgcagattgccccttttaacatgggctgcgtttacacaggccaACGTGGAATCAGTGGTAGACGTAACATATTTAACCAAAATCCGTGACATTTAAATAAGCATGATTTGTTACGTTTGGTAAAGTatttattaatttgtggatgtccatctatttcgtatgatatgttacgaattacaattcgtatgatatgttatgaattacaatttacGATATTTTACGAATTGCAATTAGCGGTCCTTGTACATAG is a genomic window containing:
- the LOC106607454 gene encoding protein FAM171A2-like isoform X1 yields the protein MPNSKAIWMNGHLSGIDDIAVRMPPPHTSRLLFLFLFLGNLWEGLAKSISDQGALEVLVRVQVFDNSDLSPLAEAAVDVYGNQSTLASSKAGKDGVVMVTFLYRPGTWVIVTATKQGFVTNSAPWHASRIPLYASVSLYLLPQRPATLILYDDIVQVLLGSPGVKNQPWIQLQRKAVALALNSTNPELSAVLTSAQSQYEIGGFPYPLGLESNATGANSSWVELTAVAAVNAQLFSRNGTGVQVWDPVHICIPLPLDTPLQTATSVPVWRFDDKTGLWVRKGTGYIKKEGTQLTWSFVANQLGYWLAAFPSTTGSALNPTGLQDITTYHTVFLLTILGSMALLVLVLLCLLLYYCRRRCLKPRQQYRHGKMHVSSGLDGSKRDQCTSMSHLNLISSGHIHIDTASSTRGDPDALKSDLSSTRDLHSSREDFFRHTPPGKAQRHAKVNTDNITRRGGGESFPMKVTTRSTNTNNLDPQLLLRNDTRSFSSAEDNTHDPRHRHNHQNHNANDNQGYSSDPPSPPPLLPPFAGHYQEYSGLPPEYSASQTGDLLARPNSLNTQPGQLIFCHSMDQMKESMYRSVVPTLVIPAHYMRLPSDLSAVEQALERQQQMQHDMEGIQVSMTLPRQQGQVHQNQQQKQPNQQQQNHQQEDEEGEEPGQQREDSEGHSNWASDPNAAPVRIPVLFNDNTISQMNGELQALTEKKLLELGVKPHPRAWFVPLDGCSNSLVRHSYIELGGESLSIPGGGGGGGATGSHHDNRVDVAREANIKQRKGKEERKAKEAKEAAAAAERKGHAGKTYSKLPCIDTTDPPSSSSESHAAMYSPEDNSLAPLLDEAPEKTPRGGTFPRKGRSRDSARSSTTTTSTSEVTRRDPATSPEDGEDADDKDEEGNKKSPWQKREERPLMVWK
- the LOC106607454 gene encoding protein FAM171A2-like isoform X2, which encodes MFMGTSLPWHPARLAKMVSSWSPSYTALAPGSLSRQQNRALSLTPPPGMPAASPTAVAHSNAHPVSVMLGDFECWWRGRAGVDVTPVPQSPPDNSPRTPRITFQDLTIYKLSSVHLYASVSLYLLPQRPATLILYDDIVQVLLGSPGVKNQPWIQLQRKAVALALNSTNPELSAVLTSAQSQYEIGGFPYPLGLESNATGANSSWVELTAVAAVNAQLFSRNGTGVQVWDPVHICIPLPLDTPLQTATSVPVWRFDDKTGLWVRKGTGYIKKEGTQLTWSFVANQLGYWLAAFPSTTGSALNPTGLQDITTYHTVFLLTILGSMALLVLVLLCLLLYYCRRRCLKPRQQYRHGKMHVSSGLDGSKRDQCTSMSHLNLISSGHIHIDTASSTRGDPDALKSDLSSTRDLHSSREDFFRHTPPGKAQRHAKVNTDNITRRGGGESFPMKVTTRSTNTNNLDPQLLLRNDTRSFSSAEDNTHDPRHRHNHQNHNANDNQGYSSDPPSPPPLLPPFAGHYQEYSGLPPEYSASQTGDLLARPNSLNTQPGQLIFCHSMDQMKESMYRSVVPTLVIPAHYMRLPSDLSAVEQALERQQQMQHDMEGIQVSMTLPRQQGQVHQNQQQKQPNQQQQNHQQEDEEGEEPGQQREDSEGHSNWASDPNAAPVRIPVLFNDNTISQMNGELQALTEKKLLELGVKPHPRAWFVPLDGCSNSLVRHSYIELGGESLSIPGGGGGGGATGSHHDNRVDVAREANIKQRKGKEERKAKEAKEAAAAAERKGHAGKTYSKLPCIDTTDPPSSSSESHAAMYSPEDNSLAPLLDEAPEKTPRGGTFPRKGRSRDSARSSTTTTSTSEVTRRDPATSPEDGEDADDKDEEGNKKSPWQKREERPLMVWK